A DNA window from Candidatus Cloacimonadota bacterium contains the following coding sequences:
- a CDS encoding DUF1156 domain-containing protein gives MSEYKIKAPRKLIEVALPLKEINEACVREKSIRHGHPSTLHLYWARRPLAAARAVLFAQLVNDPGWDEELQIGYKRKADANRKREELFEIIRELVKWENTNNEIVLEKARAEIRKSWKVTCELNKDHPQAAELFNPDKLPAFHDPFTGGGSIPLEAQRLGLEAWASDLNPVAVLINKAMIEIPPKFVGHRPIGPIPKRDDQTTTNNYTWPGLTGLAEDVRRWGHWVREEAYKRIGHLYPPIKITPEMVSERPDLAPYRGKKLTVIAYIWARTVKSPNPLYSHVDVPLTSTFLLSDKKGKEAWIEPIIDEDKYQFKVRVGMPSDLETVKKGTKAAGRSSNFICILSNTPIDGNYIKAEGQAGRMGSKLMAIVCEGNNSRVYLSPDAYQEKLANSAVPTWRPEQELVGKSADQLPLYGMKTYGDIFSNRQLSALNCFYNIISEIGNNGFNVNESQKYRATIALYLCFGVDKCTDYWSTACSWHISKSLIRNTFGRQAIAMVWDYVEANPFSSSSGNWLSMISWVWKAMNSFAITIKGHGEVADASTQNISQDKIVSTDPPYYDNIMYADLSDFFYVWQRPVLKHIYPNLFKTINTPKDKELVASPYRHASKVEAENYFLYGMIEAMRNIFVQSHRGYPATIYYAFKQSDTTNSGSSSTGWVTFLEAVINSDLAIVGTWPIRTELVNKVSGIGSNMLASSIILVCRKRKVDSESINRKDFLKELNQNVPEALDTMINGSETSSPIAPVDLAQAAIGPGMAVFSKYKSILEADGSTMTVRTALILINKAIDDYFKELEGDWDSDTCFCLQWFSEYGWREGVYGEADVLARAKGVSVEGVRDSGVLAAAGGKVKLLRPIEYPDTWNPAKDSRMPVWEVLHHLIRLHQTRGESAAAEIVKAIPHICETARQLAFLLYTTCERKGWAEDARPYNDLVTAWLSIEKQARADEGGQIEAEF, from the coding sequence ATGAGTGAATATAAAATAAAAGCCCCCAGAAAGCTTATCGAAGTGGCCCTGCCCCTCAAAGAGATCAATGAAGCCTGTGTTCGTGAAAAATCCATACGCCATGGTCATCCCTCCACCTTGCATCTATACTGGGCAAGGCGTCCTCTGGCTGCCGCCAGGGCGGTGCTCTTTGCTCAATTGGTCAATGACCCCGGCTGGGATGAAGAACTGCAGATAGGCTACAAGCGCAAAGCGGATGCCAACCGCAAGCGGGAAGAGCTGTTTGAGATCATCCGGGAACTGGTGAAGTGGGAGAATACCAACAACGAGATAGTGCTGGAGAAAGCCCGGGCTGAGATCCGTAAAAGCTGGAAAGTAACCTGCGAACTGAACAAAGACCATCCCCAGGCTGCAGAGCTCTTCAATCCCGATAAGTTGCCAGCCTTCCACGATCCCTTTACCGGAGGCGGCTCCATCCCGCTGGAAGCCCAACGCCTGGGATTGGAGGCATGGGCTAGTGACCTGAACCCTGTGGCAGTGCTTATCAACAAGGCCATGATCGAGATTCCACCCAAGTTTGTGGGACACCGTCCCATCGGTCCCATTCCCAAACGTGACGATCAGACAACAACCAATAACTACACTTGGCCAGGCTTGACCGGCCTGGCTGAAGACGTGCGTCGTTGGGGACATTGGGTGCGGGAAGAAGCCTACAAGCGCATCGGGCACCTCTATCCCCCCATCAAAATCACACCCGAGATGGTTTCCGAACGCCCTGATCTGGCCCCTTACAGGGGAAAGAAGCTTACTGTGATCGCGTATATATGGGCAAGGACAGTGAAAAGCCCCAATCCCTTATACTCCCATGTGGATGTGCCGCTTACATCCACTTTTCTGTTATCTGACAAGAAGGGGAAAGAGGCCTGGATCGAACCAATAATTGATGAAGATAAATACCAGTTCAAAGTCCGTGTTGGCATGCCGAGTGATCTTGAGACAGTTAAGAAAGGCACCAAGGCAGCAGGTAGATCATCAAACTTCATTTGCATTCTCTCGAATACTCCAATTGATGGGAATTACATCAAGGCTGAAGGACAAGCAGGGAGAATGGGGTCTAAACTGATGGCGATCGTATGTGAAGGGAATAACTCCCGTGTTTATCTATCCCCTGATGCGTATCAGGAGAAACTTGCCAATTCTGCGGTTCCCACCTGGAGACCTGAACAAGAATTAGTTGGGAAAAGTGCTGATCAACTTCCCCTTTATGGCATGAAGACGTATGGAGACATTTTCTCCAACAGACAACTTAGTGCTCTGAACTGCTTTTATAATATTATCTCTGAAATTGGCAATAACGGTTTTAATGTCAACGAAAGCCAGAAATATAGAGCGACTATCGCATTATACCTTTGTTTTGGAGTAGACAAATGCACAGACTATTGGTCAACCGCCTGCAGTTGGCACATCAGTAAATCTCTTATTAGAAATACATTTGGAAGACAAGCCATTGCTATGGTATGGGATTATGTAGAGGCTAATCCTTTTTCTAGTTCTTCTGGGAATTGGTTATCGATGATAAGTTGGGTTTGGAAAGCGATGAATTCTTTTGCTATAACGATCAAAGGACACGGAGAAGTCGCTGACGCTAGCACACAAAACATATCACAAGACAAGATCGTTTCAACTGATCCCCCCTACTATGATAACATAATGTACGCAGATCTATCAGATTTCTTCTACGTTTGGCAGAGACCTGTGTTAAAACATATCTATCCTAATCTGTTCAAAACAATAAATACTCCAAAAGACAAAGAGCTTGTTGCGTCTCCATATAGGCATGCATCTAAAGTTGAAGCGGAAAATTACTTCTTGTATGGGATGATTGAAGCTATGAGAAATATATTTGTTCAGTCTCATAGAGGCTATCCAGCAACGATTTACTATGCATTCAAACAATCAGATACAACAAACTCAGGAAGTTCATCTACAGGATGGGTTACGTTCTTGGAAGCTGTTATTAATTCTGATCTTGCTATTGTGGGAACTTGGCCAATTAGAACTGAGCTTGTTAATAAAGTAAGTGGGATCGGCAGTAATATGCTTGCGTCGTCGATTATTTTGGTCTGTAGAAAGAGAAAGGTTGATTCAGAATCAATAAACCGAAAGGACTTCTTGAAAGAGCTTAATCAAAATGTCCCAGAAGCCCTGGATACAATGATCAATGGAAGTGAAACATCAAGCCCAATTGCTCCAGTTGACCTCGCTCAAGCGGCCATAGGACCGGGCATGGCAGTATTTTCCAAGTATAAGTCCATTCTAGAGGCTGATGGTTCTACAATGACTGTCCGCACTGCCCTCATTCTTATCAATAAAGCCATTGACGACTATTTCAAGGAATTGGAGGGTGATTGGGACAGTGATACCTGTTTCTGTCTGCAATGGTTCAGCGAGTATGGCTGGCGTGAAGGTGTATATGGTGAAGCAGATGTTCTGGCCAGAGCCAAAGGTGTTTCAGTTGAAGGCGTCAGAGATAGCGGTGTCTTGGCAGCCGCAGGTGGAAAGGTTAAGTTGCTGAGGCCAATAGAATATCCCGATACCTGGAATCCCGCCAAAGACAGCCGCATGCCAGTCTGGGAGGTTTTACATCATCTCATCCGTCTGCATCAAACCAGGGGAGAATCCGCAGCCGCAGAGATCGTTAAAGCTATCCCCCATATTTGCGAAACAGCCCGCCAACTGGCTTTCCTGCTCTATACCACTTGCGAACGCAAAGGCTGGGCTGAAGATGCGCGTCCTTACAACGATCTGGTTACAGCCTGGCTCTCCATCGAAAAGCAAGCACGTGCAGATGAGGGTGGTCAAATTGAGGCTGAGTTCTAG
- a CDS encoding DUF3883 domain-containing protein, with amino-acid sequence MMRLEDIKAGALIQGIEPGEVVRIVTSEPIGGDAYTVYYKKSDSSLRERLIYRSDEENLSIAVAGRPWTFDAPGAEFKLAVEANRINLAYLFDPMMAVHTSNVEPLPHQITAVYESLLPRQPLRYILADDPGAGKTIMAGLYMRELIMRADARRILVIAPGSLVEQWQDEMYEKFGLDFCIFSRDLQQQSRGGNPFEDYDYMIARIDMISRDEDLVEKIKQSYWDLVVIDEAHKCSASWFGNELKKTKRYRLAEEVGATTQHLLLMTATPHKGKDEDFQTFLALLDSDRFYGKTRDSAHSIDISDLLRRMVKEDLLKFDGTRLFPERKAYSVTYKLSDPEAELYLAVTEYVREEMNKADRLTGKQKNTVGFALTILQRRLASSPEAIYQSLKRRLDKLNRRLEEEKLIQRGELIRQQKEKRIELPDDFDDEDWDTEEREENEEELVDSATTAQTIQELESETNTLKRLNEQAKALRDSGFDRKWEELSSLFENNPHFRDANGSFRKLIIFTEHRDTLNYLYERLSGLLGSQEAIITIHGGIKREERRKAQEQFKNHPRVRILLATDAAGEGVNLQNANLMVNYDLPWNPNRIEQRFGRIHRIGQTEVCHLWNMVADETREGDVFQTLFTKLEAQRAALGGRVFDILGDVFEETSLKDLLIEAIRYGDDPEVRSRLFQVVEGVLDTEHIREIISRNALCEEVIDENRLFAVKAEMEKAEARKLQPYFIKSFFLQAFSQLKGNIRQVRSEGERWEISYVPAQIRERDRQISGRNRRNINPVTQKYERICFDKPFVRLPNREAPMASFIHPGHPLMMSITDIMLEDHRNKLRQGAILVAPHDDSIDPKAMLIIEHSVKEGVNRDRCISRRLQFVQIDEQGAISNAGWAPHLDLEPISDSDFILIKHLLAAQWVSSELESQALAYATTYLAPEHFSEVMHRRERQVTKTLEAVHQRLVTQINYWSDRKIKLQDDQAAGKKTRINIDNVSRIIDELDNRLKSRTKELNEMRHVVSETPVVIGGALIIPAGLLAQLNGEDTWTADAEARKQIELKAMQVVMDHEKSNGCEVFDVSDLNCGWDVTSIPAPIDGKMPETRHIEVKGRVKGQSTITVTRNEILYGLNQADKFILALVIVDGDSYEGPYYIRKPFTQEPDWAVTSINLDIASLLKKASKKEGL; translated from the coding sequence ATGATGAGATTAGAAGACATTAAGGCAGGAGCCCTGATTCAGGGCATTGAACCGGGGGAAGTAGTGCGCATTGTTACCAGTGAACCTATTGGTGGAGATGCATACACCGTTTATTATAAGAAAAGCGATAGTTCTCTTCGAGAGCGCTTGATATATCGTTCTGATGAGGAAAACCTTTCCATTGCAGTGGCTGGTAGGCCCTGGACATTCGATGCTCCTGGCGCTGAGTTCAAGCTCGCAGTAGAAGCAAACCGGATTAACCTGGCATATCTGTTTGATCCTATGATGGCTGTTCACACATCCAATGTTGAGCCCCTCCCGCATCAGATCACAGCAGTTTACGAATCACTGCTTCCCAGGCAACCCCTGCGTTATATACTTGCTGATGATCCGGGAGCAGGGAAAACTATAATGGCAGGACTGTATATGAGGGAACTCATCATGCGGGCTGATGCCAGGCGAATACTGGTTATTGCTCCGGGTTCCTTGGTAGAACAGTGGCAGGATGAAATGTACGAGAAGTTCGGCCTTGATTTCTGTATTTTCTCACGTGATTTACAACAGCAATCCAGGGGCGGTAATCCCTTTGAAGACTATGACTATATGATAGCCAGGATCGACATGATCTCCCGTGACGAGGATCTAGTTGAGAAGATCAAACAAAGCTACTGGGACCTGGTGGTAATAGACGAAGCTCACAAATGCTCAGCCTCCTGGTTCGGCAATGAACTCAAGAAAACAAAACGCTACAGGCTGGCTGAAGAAGTGGGCGCTACCACCCAGCACCTCTTGCTGATGACAGCTACTCCCCACAAGGGCAAGGATGAGGACTTCCAAACCTTTCTTGCTTTGCTCGATTCTGATCGTTTCTATGGGAAAACCAGAGACAGCGCTCATTCGATTGATATCTCGGATCTCCTGCGCCGTATGGTGAAGGAAGATCTCCTCAAATTCGATGGCACCCGCCTTTTCCCAGAGAGGAAGGCTTATTCTGTGACCTATAAGCTGTCTGATCCCGAGGCAGAGCTATATCTTGCTGTCACAGAGTATGTGCGGGAAGAAATGAACAAAGCTGATCGTCTGACCGGGAAACAAAAAAACACTGTCGGCTTTGCCCTCACCATCCTGCAAAGGCGCCTCGCATCCAGCCCTGAGGCTATATACCAATCTCTGAAAAGAAGATTGGACAAGCTCAATCGCAGGCTGGAGGAAGAAAAGCTCATTCAGAGAGGCGAACTGATCAGACAGCAAAAAGAAAAAAGAATTGAGCTGCCGGATGATTTTGATGATGAGGACTGGGATACTGAAGAACGGGAAGAAAATGAAGAAGAGCTGGTGGACAGCGCTACCACAGCTCAGACCATCCAGGAACTGGAATCAGAGACCAATACCCTCAAGCGTCTCAATGAACAGGCCAAAGCACTACGTGACTCAGGCTTTGACCGTAAATGGGAAGAGCTTTCCAGTCTATTTGAGAATAACCCGCATTTTAGGGATGCCAATGGCAGTTTTCGCAAGTTGATCATTTTTACTGAGCATCGTGACACCTTGAATTACCTGTATGAGCGGCTCAGTGGCTTACTTGGCAGCCAGGAGGCGATCATCACCATCCATGGCGGCATTAAAAGAGAGGAAAGGCGTAAAGCCCAGGAGCAATTTAAAAACCATCCCCGAGTCAGGATACTCCTCGCCACCGATGCTGCCGGTGAAGGCGTAAACCTTCAGAATGCCAACCTGATGGTTAATTATGACTTGCCCTGGAATCCCAACCGGATCGAGCAACGCTTTGGACGTATTCACCGCATCGGCCAGACTGAGGTTTGCCATCTCTGGAATATGGTGGCGGATGAGACCCGGGAAGGTGACGTGTTTCAAACCCTCTTCACCAAGCTGGAAGCCCAAAGAGCCGCCTTGGGCGGCAGAGTTTTTGATATTCTGGGAGACGTATTTGAAGAAACAAGCCTCAAAGACCTGCTGATCGAAGCGATCCGCTATGGGGATGACCCTGAGGTCAGGTCCAGGCTGTTTCAAGTGGTGGAAGGCGTTCTCGATACCGAGCACATCAGAGAGATCATCAGCCGCAATGCCCTGTGTGAAGAGGTTATCGATGAAAACCGTCTCTTTGCCGTGAAAGCCGAAATGGAGAAAGCTGAAGCACGAAAACTCCAGCCCTATTTCATTAAATCCTTTTTCTTGCAGGCTTTCAGCCAGTTAAAAGGCAACATTCGCCAGGTCCGTAGCGAGGGCGAGCGTTGGGAAATCTCCTATGTTCCGGCCCAGATTCGTGAACGGGACCGCCAGATTTCAGGCCGTAACCGCAGAAACATCAATCCGGTCACTCAGAAATACGAACGCATCTGTTTCGATAAACCCTTTGTGAGATTGCCCAACCGGGAAGCACCCATGGCCAGTTTCATCCATCCTGGGCACCCGCTGATGATGTCGATCACAGATATCATGCTGGAGGATCACCGCAACAAGCTGAGACAGGGAGCAATTCTTGTAGCCCCTCATGATGATAGCATAGATCCCAAAGCCATGCTGATCATAGAACACTCAGTAAAAGAAGGGGTCAACCGGGATAGGTGCATCTCACGTCGTTTGCAGTTTGTCCAAATCGATGAACAGGGAGCGATCAGCAACGCGGGGTGGGCACCCCATCTAGATCTGGAGCCCATTTCAGATAGTGACTTCATTCTGATAAAACATCTGCTGGCAGCCCAGTGGGTTTCATCCGAACTGGAAAGCCAGGCTCTGGCGTATGCCACCACCTACCTTGCCCCGGAGCATTTTTCGGAAGTGATGCATCGGAGGGAAAGACAGGTCACCAAGACCCTTGAAGCTGTTCATCAGAGGCTGGTGACCCAGATCAACTATTGGTCCGACCGCAAGATCAAGCTTCAGGATGACCAGGCTGCGGGTAAAAAGACCCGGATCAACATCGATAATGTCAGCCGCATCATCGATGAGCTGGATAACCGCCTCAAATCCCGCACCAAAGAGCTCAACGAGATGCGCCATGTAGTCTCGGAGACTCCGGTCGTGATCGGAGGCGCGCTGATCATCCCTGCTGGTTTACTGGCACAATTGAACGGGGAGGACACCTGGACCGCAGATGCCGAAGCCAGGAAGCAGATCGAGCTAAAAGCCATGCAGGTTGTGATGGACCACGAAAAGTCAAATGGTTGTGAAGTTTTTGATGTCTCTGACCTCAATTGCGGCTGGGACGTCACCAGCATCCCAGCTCCCATAGATGGTAAAATGCCGGAAACCAGGCACATTGAGGTAAAAGGCCGGGTAAAAGGCCAAAGCACCATCACCGTTACCAGAAATGAGATCCTGTATGGGCTAAACCAGGCTGACAAATTCATCTTAGCACTGGTGATTGTTGATGGAGATAGTTATGAGGGGCCATACTACATTCGTAAACCCTTCACTCAAGAACCTGACTGGGCTGTAACCAGCATCAATCTCGATATCGCCAGTTTACTCAAGAAAGCATCAAAAAAGGAGGGATTATGA
- a CDS encoding ATP-binding protein produces the protein MMIKAWRDIAIPHQDVLKGTFKQSEFAADLSQVHLGKASEEYQNPALFYQRTYITEGMRLLLTSVIQRLSGKGGEPVIQLQTAFGGGKTHTMLAVYHLAKGELAASELQGVSPIIDAAGVTELPKAKIVVIDGNQLSPGDVKKRGNTSVNTLWGELAWQLGGPEAYEMVKQSDLNGTSPGKEILIPLISKYAPCVILVDELVAYVRQFASGKSLPGGSYDSNLSFMQALMESLKVVPNAIMLASLPESDKEAGSQLGINALAALKSYFGRVQAIWTPVATEEAFEIVKRRLFKEISDRNGMEETCRTFTDFYLEKKDSFPDETQETRYYQRMLQAYPIHPEIFDRLYDDWSSLESFQRTRGVLKLMAKVIHKLWTDNNKDPLIMPGNLPLYDADVRNEVVYYLPQGWDPVLEKDVDGSRSEPHLIENAEARFGQVQACRKLTRTIFLGSAPHAVSLHAAKTSRGIEYKRILLGSVMPDQVIGLFSDAMNRLVDKLHYLSNADKKQFWFDTRPNLRREMEDRKRRFNDKDDVIPVIKDQLQKVLSNGVFEAVHVFTRSEDIPDDYSLRLVLLPPDAYYLRSGGSFAMEGISDYEGAKHILTHRGEQPRLRQNRLIFLAADGEYQGKLKDQILTLLAWDSILKDIQMLKLNLDVYQTRQAKAGKEDAEKAVKHLIRDTYRWLLIPDQGNAPGDRFEALSINAAAQNLTAEVEKVLKENEHLITGWAPIHLSNLLKKWFWKDGTHHMKAQDVWHSMCCYLYMPRLSSNSVFQAAISAGASSQEFFGFAYGYDNDQYIGFTFGNSTAPIYDSSLLLIDPGIAAEHKQKTAEGDTLVGKGDGSTPGAGTGGQGTPGSQGGPGTGGTTPPPTQPKTRLHYYGRKELDATRAKTDFATIIDEIVMHLIKKPAVSASIQIEIKADNLEGFDEATQRTIKENSNTLKFDLSEFE, from the coding sequence ATTATGATAAAAGCATGGCGAGACATTGCAATTCCTCATCAAGACGTACTGAAAGGCACCTTCAAACAATCAGAATTTGCCGCAGACCTGTCCCAGGTTCACCTGGGCAAAGCCAGCGAAGAATACCAAAACCCGGCTCTGTTCTATCAAAGAACATACATAACTGAAGGTATGAGGCTGCTGTTGACCTCTGTGATCCAGAGGCTAAGCGGCAAGGGCGGCGAGCCGGTGATCCAATTGCAGACTGCCTTTGGAGGTGGCAAGACCCATACCATGCTGGCTGTTTATCATCTAGCCAAAGGTGAGCTAGCTGCTTCAGAGTTGCAGGGGGTCTCTCCCATTATTGATGCTGCGGGTGTAACTGAGCTACCTAAGGCGAAAATCGTGGTGATCGATGGCAACCAGCTATCTCCAGGAGATGTGAAAAAACGCGGCAATACAAGTGTAAACACATTGTGGGGCGAACTCGCCTGGCAGCTTGGCGGCCCTGAAGCTTATGAAATGGTCAAACAATCTGATCTCAATGGTACTTCCCCCGGCAAGGAGATTCTAATACCCCTGATCAGCAAGTATGCCCCCTGCGTGATCCTAGTCGATGAGCTGGTGGCCTATGTTAGGCAATTTGCATCTGGGAAAAGTCTTCCTGGCGGCAGTTATGACTCAAACCTGTCCTTTATGCAGGCTCTGATGGAGTCGCTGAAAGTGGTGCCAAATGCGATCATGTTGGCTTCCTTGCCGGAGTCGGACAAGGAAGCTGGCAGTCAGCTGGGGATCAATGCCCTGGCAGCTTTGAAAAGCTACTTCGGCAGAGTGCAGGCTATTTGGACTCCCGTGGCAACAGAGGAAGCCTTTGAAATAGTTAAACGCAGGCTGTTCAAAGAAATATCAGATAGGAATGGGATGGAAGAAACTTGCCGTACTTTCACTGACTTCTATCTGGAAAAGAAGGACAGCTTTCCCGACGAAACCCAGGAAACCCGATACTATCAGAGGATGCTGCAGGCCTATCCCATTCATCCGGAGATCTTTGACCGGCTTTATGACGATTGGTCAAGCCTGGAAAGCTTCCAGAGAACCAGGGGTGTATTGAAACTGATGGCCAAGGTAATCCATAAACTCTGGACAGACAACAACAAAGACCCCCTGATTATGCCGGGTAACCTGCCCCTTTATGATGCCGATGTCCGTAATGAGGTGGTTTATTATCTTCCTCAAGGATGGGACCCTGTGCTGGAAAAGGATGTGGACGGTTCAAGGTCGGAACCTCATTTGATCGAGAATGCGGAAGCCAGGTTTGGCCAGGTTCAGGCTTGCAGGAAACTGACCCGCACCATCTTCCTGGGCAGCGCACCTCATGCGGTCTCCCTGCATGCTGCTAAAACCTCAAGAGGTATTGAGTATAAGCGTATCCTGTTGGGCTCTGTGATGCCGGACCAGGTAATTGGTTTGTTTAGCGATGCCATGAACAGGCTGGTTGATAAACTGCACTATCTGAGCAATGCGGATAAAAAGCAATTCTGGTTCGATACCCGGCCTAACCTCAGACGAGAGATGGAGGATCGCAAACGTCGTTTTAATGATAAGGATGATGTGATCCCGGTAATTAAGGACCAATTGCAGAAAGTACTGAGCAATGGTGTATTCGAAGCAGTGCACGTTTTCACACGCAGCGAAGACATCCCTGATGACTATTCTCTCAGGCTGGTTTTGCTGCCTCCTGATGCGTATTATCTGCGCTCCGGGGGAAGTTTCGCTATGGAAGGCATCTCAGATTATGAAGGTGCGAAACATATCCTCACTCATCGGGGTGAACAACCAAGACTGAGACAGAATCGCTTAATCTTCCTGGCTGCTGATGGTGAATACCAAGGAAAACTTAAAGACCAGATCCTGACCCTATTGGCTTGGGATTCGATTCTTAAGGATATCCAGATGCTGAAGCTCAACCTCGATGTGTACCAGACAAGGCAGGCAAAAGCGGGAAAAGAAGATGCCGAAAAGGCAGTTAAGCATCTGATTCGTGATACCTATCGGTGGCTTCTGATCCCTGATCAGGGTAACGCACCCGGAGATAGATTTGAGGCACTTTCCATCAATGCTGCAGCTCAGAATTTAACTGCTGAGGTCGAGAAGGTCCTCAAGGAAAACGAACACCTGATTACTGGGTGGGCTCCCATCCATCTCAGCAATTTGCTCAAGAAATGGTTCTGGAAGGATGGTACCCATCATATGAAAGCCCAGGATGTCTGGCATAGCATGTGTTGCTATCTGTATATGCCCCGTTTGAGCAGCAATAGTGTATTCCAGGCTGCTATAAGCGCAGGCGCATCAAGCCAGGAGTTCTTTGGCTTTGCCTATGGATATGATAACGATCAGTATATAGGATTCACGTTTGGTAACTCAACCGCTCCTATCTATGATAGCTCACTGCTCCTTATCGATCCTGGGATTGCCGCAGAGCATAAGCAAAAAACAGCAGAAGGTGACACACTAGTTGGAAAAGGAGATGGCTCTACACCCGGAGCTGGTACTGGAGGCCAGGGTACTCCTGGTAGTCAGGGTGGACCCGGTACTGGAGGCACTACACCACCACCTACCCAACCTAAGACCAGATTACACTATTATGGACGTAAAGAACTCGATGCAACCAGGGCCAAGACAGACTTTGCCACTATCATAGATGAGATCGTGATGCATCTGATCAAGAAACCAGCAGTATCTGCATCAATCCAGATAGAAATCAAAGCAGATAACCTGGAAGGCTTCGATGAAGCCACTCAGCGCACCATCAAAGAGAATAGCAACACACTCAAGTTTGACCTGAGTGAGTTTGAGTAG
- a CDS encoding virulence RhuM family protein: MKKELKTAEPRFLIYTNQDGSVHIETKLLDETIWLSQKQLAELYQTTVANINIHIRNILTEGELEPDAVIKDFLITASDGKSYHTMHYNLDMVISVGYRIKSQIATRFRIWATERLKEYLIKGFTMNDELLKEAGGGSYFDELLARIRDIRSSEKVFWRKVLDIYATSIDYDPRSDLSREFFKVIQNKMHWASHGHTAAEIIYQRADAGKANMGLTNWPGTQLRKADTEIAKNYLNQEELDLLNRIVSMYLDFAELQALNRTPMYMKDWISKLDEFLKLSGRDILVHAGSIAHEDAIQKARLEYEKWHHEQLSEPTAAEKHFVEALQEVKQITKQFKPKRKK; this comes from the coding sequence ATGAAGAAGGAACTTAAAACAGCGGAACCAAGATTCCTGATCTACACCAATCAGGATGGAAGCGTACACATTGAAACCAAGCTATTGGATGAAACCATCTGGCTGAGTCAAAAGCAACTGGCAGAGTTGTATCAGACCACTGTTGCTAACATCAATATCCATATTCGCAACATCCTCACAGAGGGTGAGCTAGAGCCAGACGCAGTTATTAAGGATTTTTTAATAACTGCCTCCGATGGTAAAAGCTACCATACCATGCACTACAATCTCGATATGGTTATCAGTGTGGGATATAGGATCAAATCCCAGATCGCCACACGATTCCGCATCTGGGCTACTGAGCGGCTCAAGGAATACCTGATCAAGGGTTTCACCATGAATGATGAACTGCTCAAAGAGGCCGGAGGCGGTTCCTATTTTGATGAACTTCTGGCCCGGATCAGGGATATCCGCTCCTCAGAAAAAGTCTTCTGGCGCAAGGTCCTGGATATCTATGCTACCAGCATAGACTATGATCCCAGGTCAGATCTATCGCGTGAGTTTTTCAAGGTCATCCAAAACAAGATGCACTGGGCGAGTCATGGCCATACTGCCGCCGAGATCATCTATCAGCGGGCTGATGCCGGCAAAGCCAATATGGGGCTCACCAACTGGCCGGGAACCCAGCTCCGTAAGGCAGATACTGAAATAGCAAAGAACTACCTGAACCAAGAAGAACTGGATCTCCTGAACAGAATTGTGAGCATGTATCTGGACTTCGCCGAGCTTCAAGCCCTGAACAGAACTCCGATGTACATGAAAGATTGGATATCCAAGCTGGATGAGTTCCTGAAGCTAAGCGGCAGGGATATTCTCGTGCATGCCGGCTCCATCGCCCACGAAGACGCGATCCAGAAAGCCCGGCTGGAATATGAAAAATGGCATCATGAGCAGCTTTCAGAGCCGACCGCAGCAGAAAAGCACTTTGTGGAAGCCCTGCAGGAAGTAAAACAGATTACTAAACAGTTCAAGCCCAAGAGAAAGAAATGA